The following DNA comes from Erigeron canadensis isolate Cc75 chromosome 3, C_canadensis_v1, whole genome shotgun sequence.
cacatgatttttctatggatccatcgccggaaagtcttagtgtttttacaaaaaagtcttgtatatcgcagtagatcatgatggtgtacaaaaatcaatggtcctagttggtcctaaaataagaggtggcctcaaattatctcacccctatatatatatatatatatatatatcatgccATCATTTTACACGTGGAGGCTGacataacaaaattaaaacttgCATGTCTTAAGGTAATACTTTCAAGGTTACTACACTATTTGGCAAGAAAATGAAAGTAAACTACATTTCTAAAAGAAGGTTGTATACTTTGAGATAAGTGGGAGTACATTGCATATTTCCATATTTAGATCGATACTATATCATTAGCAGTCCTGAAACTGCAAACACATGAGTACATGACTGCATTAAAATGGGTAAAAACTTAAATCTAACGTGGTAAACTATATTAGGAATCAATCTAGTATGATTTTGACAAATTTTCAATCAGTTCACCTCTGTATTATGTGTTCAAAAAGTGTACAAAACAGAAAGTATGAAAAGGTTCTTCAGAGAATGTGCAAAGGCAACGCCAATAAACTATTATCCCTGGCGGTGGATAAGACGTGGATTTACAACAACAGAAAGAGGAAACATATAACAGTCAGATATGAATGAAACTATATGAATTACAGCCATCATTTTACACGTGGAGGCTGACGCCGCTGACATAACAAAATTATAACAACTGACATGTCGGGCAAGAAAATGAATGTAGACTACATTTACTTTTTGTGTCGAAAAAGAAGGTTGTATACTTTGGTAGATAAGTGGGAGTACACTGCATTTTTCCATATAAAGATCAATACTATATGTTAGATTACTATATCATTAGCAGTCCTGGAACTGCAAACACATGACAGCACTTAATTGGGTAATAGGTTAAATCTAAGGTGGTAAACTAAATTAGGAACCATCTAGtatgattttgaaaaaatactTCTTATAGAAAAAATGAATACTGCACATAAGAGTACCCTACACAAGTTTCTGCATATTGTACATAAAGTTAGATAATCAGTAGGCTGGGAAATGGGAGACAACATTTAATACAAATTATAtgaaatgtgtaccttgtcaaATTCTAGAGTTAACGAAGCTGATTTCATCTCACAAGGTAATTTTAAAATCATTTCCATCACTCCAGGGGACACCTTATCTTCGGAAGGTGAGACACGCATGTTTTCAATGGTAGCTGTGATCGATTGTGGTATTCCATCCACATATATTTTTGCTGTATGATAATATACTTTAATATACCAAGGTACAACTTGGAAAACATCGACCCGTAACCTACATCTTTCTTCATTTTTGTCAATCTTTCGTAGACTTTGACTCCATTCTGTAGACTGCAAAGAGAGAGCAATAGCACCCCTCTCATTCCCACTTCCCATCAAAAACCGGCTCACACGTAAGGGTGCCTTCACACATGACCAACTAATCGGAAGCTTCCATCTGAATCCCAGATCAAAGGTCTTCGAATTGTGATAATCCTTGATTGAAAAACCATATAAAATAGACGAGCCTTCTTTACGGAAGCTATTTACTTCTTTTATTATTCTGTCAGGAGAAACTGAAAATACAAAGGTTGGATTACTCCCAAAATCTTCATATGGGGGTTTTTCGACTTCATGATCGTTCAGTGTGTCTTTTATATTACCATACAAGCTCCCCTCAAGTTGAACATACACATTACTGGACTCGGCAAGAGCACATTTTCCATCAACTGTTCTTCCAAATAATGAACTCATAGACCAGCTAGGTTGTAAATTTCTGCTGCTGGAGAATGCAGCATGAGTTTCCAAATCATCTGGTTGTAGAACAACTGTAAGGGTTTGTACAAGCATTATTCCATGACCTGAAGCCACCGGATCAAATTCACCCGATGTTAAATGTAACCGCTGAGAATGATAAAATCCTCTATAAATCGATGGTCTGTTCATCAATGAAGAAAGCCCAGCTTTATCCCTACACGGAAGCAACTTTAACCAGGGAGTCAGATTCTCAGTGCAAACAGCCTCTCGAGGTAACGAGCCATATCTTAAATTGCCTGAAAGTGACCGGAAGCTCCAATCAGGAGCAGAATAGGCGGTAGAAGATTCTAGAAAGTTAATTGAAGCACAAAAGAGCCCTGAAAGTGTGTGTGTTAGATTTTTCCACGAAGCATCGACCTGATCCGGGGGGACATCAAAAACAGCCCACAATTCAACACCAGGAGGTTTGGCATTGCTGCTAGCAACAGGGTCAAAACCACCCCAACTTTCATAGTTCCAACGGCCTTGTGTGAAAGACAATTCCATTTCTCTAATTCTATATTTGTGAACCTGGTAAGTGAAGAAAACATGGTTATTCTTTTAAACCACAAACATGCAGACCAAAAATCTAGATTCGTTTCCAACATTTTGGGTTCAAGTAAGCAGAGCTAATAAACAGACTAAAAAGAGTTGAGGAAATGAAACGAAAGGAAGAAATAACTAGTCAAGAGCACAAAAGCTTATGTTCTAGAAAAGCAGGATGTATAAGTATGGGAATATGTTGAAAAAATAATCAGCTACCTATATAACACAAAGCATAGGCAATTAAATCGATAGTTGACATAATATCATAATATCTGCTGGTCAATGTACTTGTGTGCATCAGCTAGCATCAGTATCAATGATTGATTTTTACAAAACTCAGAAGAAGACAGGCCACGAAAAGGTGGCAATTGACTTAAGGAACTAATATTGGGGCTTGGGGCCACTACATATAACGCACTAACATTCAGGCCACTGGCCGTAATAGGTCGGGTCTCAAACTGAATCCAGGGTAAGTTTTATCAAAAGGCAGCAACGAAACACACATATTAATAGATACGTCAACGGAAACCTAAACTCGATAATATGCAGTAACTTCACTCTAATCTACCAATAATTAAACCCTAACAAGTATTACTAGTTATAATAACAAATCACTAAATCACATTACAGCTATACATATAGGTAGATAGATACACGAATCTTATAGAAATCTGTAATAAAActaaagtaataaaaaatataaatatattatgtatataccAGCTGATAAATAGCTTTGGGAAAAAGGCGATGATGATGTCCATAGGAATTTGTTGGCGGAAGTTTAGTGTTGAAGTGAAAATGAGAAAGAACTTTCCGATCAGGAAGTGGCCGGAATAGTAGCTCCTCGGTGAACTCTTCTTCTCCGGTGGATTCAGAGGTGACGTGGCATGCGAGCagaaataatatgaaaatgGAGGAGACTAAATGAGGCATGTTGGGTGGAGTGCTATGACAATTCGGTCATTCGGACATTGCTGGGATTTTGAAAGTGTGTGATTATACATACAAATCAAATCAGAGATCATGGGTTATGTTTCGTCGGGTCATGGTTCTGACCAAATACTTTTTCACTTCTTTTTTAATAACGCCCTGGATTCGAACTCATGACCttataatcttaatttttttattaagagaCAAAAGTATACGTTATTTTTTACAATTGattcaactttataggtaaaattATAACAACTTTAACTATTGAATTAAATCTAATAGTCTTAAAGTTGATACAacttagaaaattttaattCCTCGCCAAATATGATTAACCTCACATTTTCTAAGACTTTTAATAGTTACACAAAACTTATCGGCTCGAGCTAACAACATCTTATTATGTCACAAAAAGTTTGTATTTTGCTTTTATCAATGTAAGTTTtagtaaatattattttattaaaaacaatactcgtttcttaaaaagtttttcaaacAATTTTTTAACCCTTTTTAATGATGGCCTTTTAAGCAATTGAACAAATAATCATTGAGTAAGGTCATCTTTTCCATTAGCAATAAgtcaaaaataacttttttgagtgcaaattattagttttttaattggTGACTATTGTAGATGCTCTTAATCATAAacttaattttacattaatcataAGCTCAAGCTTACATAAGTTCTTCAAATTTTGTTGTGAACATACTCTGATGTATTTAAGAACTACAATACAGTTAACTTGAACCTTCAAAGCACCATTCCTGAACGTTATCTACTATTTGTAAGCTCATTATTGATAATCGAATTAAGTACAAAAATCGATTAATAGGTGACTCAAATGAATAAGGGTTTGATTATATCAAGTTAAAACTATTCTACATCAACCATCAAGCTTGATAACATGACGTCTCAATAGGACAGTAGTAGCTAAAGGGTAAGGCAAATAAAACAAGGGCTTTAGGCCCCATATTATTGAAGAtctcaaattttatataaatgttaaatatatatcatttaattttatttatagattttagataaatttcaaataaaagaatttaataataaaattaagatataGAGGCTTAAAAACATAAGGATGAACGGATGTTAAGATATTTGTTCAATAAGAACTTTTAATTGCCAATCCCACTTAGTTGGGTTGGTCATAAGGTTCTTAAAAGGGTTATATAATGGAACTTAGATAATGAAGgagtttgttatatatattgattgacGGGAAAttaattgtattattttttggatttttgtaCTCCTTTAGTTTAAAATGAGTTTTAGATGTAAATAGGCTTCATTTATAAGTTTTGTTTTAGGCCACGATATAGATTGAGCCGCCACTGCAATAGGACTATAGATACACTTCACTTTTGACCTTGCTGTTAAAATAGACGACCCCGagtctctctctccctctccgtctctagtttcatttttttgaCAGGTTTTATAACTAACACACCAAGCTCAAAGCCCAAATGCCCAATCTCCTTGACAGACATTTCATGTGAGAATCAGAATGCATATCTGGGTCTTCTTAAACTGGGAGCTATGTTAAACCAA
Coding sequences within:
- the LOC122592426 gene encoding GPI transamidase component PIG-T — protein: MPHLVSSIFILFLLACHVTSESTGEEEFTEELLFRPLPDRKVLSHFHFNTKLPPTNSYGHHHRLFPKAIYQLVHKYRIREMELSFTQGRWNYESWGGFDPVASSNAKPPGVELWAVFDVPPDQVDASWKNLTHTLSGLFCASINFLESSTAYSAPDWSFRSLSGNLRYGSLPREAVCTENLTPWLKLLPCRDKAGLSSLMNRPSIYRGFYHSQRLHLTSGEFDPVASGHGIMLVQTLTVVLQPDDLETHAAFSSSRNLQPSWSMSSLFGRTVDGKCALAESSNVYVQLEGSLYGNIKDTLNDHEVEKPPYEDFGSNPTFVFSVSPDRIIKEVNSFRKEGSSILYGFSIKDYHNSKTFDLGFRWKLPISWSCVKAPLRVSRFLMGSGNERGAIALSLQSTEWSQSLRKIDKNEERCRLRVDVFQVVPWYIKVYYHTAKIYVDGIPQSITATIENMRVSPSEDKVSPGVMEMILKLPCEMKSASLTLEFDKGFLHIDEYPPDANQGFDIPSAIISYPDFQTRLHYKQDNALIKSPMVSKMQEKRTILSYTEVLLVPLTTPDFSMPYNVITITCTVFALYFGSLLNALRRRAGEEERLLKNKDKKTGKLQLLLSKLSAKLRGKPWEPPSSTPPPPPSSSSKFISSKVIMKIILVAAMAFGWQYYSE